The genomic window ggggtgcacCGCAGGGGCCGGAGGGCAAGCCGAAGCCCAGCGTCTCCAGACGAGGGAGCGATAAGACCAAGGAAGAGGGCAACGAcgagaaggaggaagtgaggagcGGCGGGGGGAGTATCAAGCGACGGATCAGCCTCCTCctggactcctcctcctctccagggggACGCGCCATTGGCCAAGCGCCGGAACCTCGCTCCCCAGCGCAGCCAATCCCAGAGGCGGAAGTGCCGCTCGGTATCAAACAGCGAATCAAGCAGCTCACTGAAGACACGCCCCCGGCTCAGACCCCATCTCCTAAACTGTCACTTAGGCCACGACCTTTGCCCCTCGACCTGACTAAAAGGTTAGCCCTGATCGCCGCTCCTAGCCTGCATCGTGTCTGTCTTTGTCCATGTCCCTATATGACTCCCATTGTCTTGTCTTGtgtgctgtttgtgtctctccatCAGGTTTACCTCTGACAGGTCCCCAGAACTCGGCAGTCCCTCCCTCAGTGAGGCGACAGACCGCCTTGAGAGTGACATTGATCCTCagaggagggtaagagaggtTCGAGATGCGTCCGAGATGAAAGTAGCTGAGATGCTTTGGTATAGTTACAGCGTGACCCTAGCCTTCCAGCGCCCTCATGGGTACCGGGATAAAGACAGTGTCTGGAGTGTAAAGAGGCGTTTGAGTTTACAGATACAacaacacaaagagagagagggtggaattGTATATGTGTGCCATCTTGTCTTGTTCTGCTTTCCTTGTTTTGTTCTGGAAAAGTTAGTGTTGGACATGTCGGTTGATGCAGCTGTTAACTACTTCAAGTCACCAACCAGTTTCCTGGTAGGTGGAGGGAAAAGATAAGGAATCAAGCCATAAGCGAGGCCAAAAACATTTTCTCTGGCCCCAGGTCGGCGTTCTATCAGGGCAAAACATAACATGGAAATGAGAGcatgggagagaaaaagagcgtCTCCTGGCACAAAGCTACAAAGCTGTGAAACCTTAGACGGAGCATTAGTCATCCACCTGTGGTGGCTGCGCCGGTTGTGAAACACCCGGGGAGTAGATCACTGGGAAAAGGTCAACACGGGAGGCTTTGATTACCTCCTCAGCACCACGCCCTCTGCTATGAGGCCAACAAAGAGGAGTGGATTCTGCTCTCTTCACTGAGGCACTtgacttcctctgtctctcagcaTTGTGATGTGGACTTGTTTTATCTCTGTCCATTCTACCAAATCCAGCTAGCtgtacttcattagagaaagaACACAAATCCGGTCATGGTCATATTAGATGAATAGACTATAATTTGTCCTAACACATATTAATAGTTATAATTACGTTGCCGTCACATGAATTACATATTACAAGTTACAAATCCGTGACTGGAGCTGGGGTGCTACGGTTGCAAATTTAAATTCAAATCCTCCTCTTCTCAGGGTGAGGACTCTGCCAGCTTCAGGGACcaagggaaggtggaggaggacagccGAGGCCCTCCGGAGCGTCCCCCGGAGCCCGCCTCTGATCCAGCAGCAGGGCGGCCGATGGAGAGCGGGGCCCAGGATAGGAGCCTCGGCGGTGGGGTGCAGACCGTGAGGGCGGCCCTATTCGAGAACGTGGTGGAGAGGCACAGCGTGCTGGTGTTGGACGAAGACCAGGGCCGGGGCCAGGCCCTGCCCAGGCGGAGCCTTTCCCTGAAGCAACgggaggaggagaacgaggGGAACCTGGTCACGGCCACCTACCGCGAGCCCGTGTCTCCTTCCAGCCCGCTGCGGGTGGAGCACTCCTACGACACGGTGCCGTCCGtaggggagagcagggcggtGAGCGAGAGCGTCCCCTCGGCCCAGCTGGAGGACAAAGCCATGACCCTGAGAAGACGCTCTGACAGAGCGGCCAGGGCTGAACCTGCCGAAGACCAGCCTCCTCAGGGCCAGGGGGTCTTCTTTCCAgccagcggaggaggaggaggtggaggaggaggaggagcggagaagCAACCACGCTACCTGAGGGTCGGGGCCCTGCAGAAGTGGAACCCCGCAGacctggagagggaggcggaggaggaaaggaggcgaCGAGCGAAactggagagacagatggggaagggaggaaaaccggaggaggagtgggagacgcagagagaggtggaaaggcAGATGCAAATGGATGTCGAtagggagataaggagagagaaggagagggaggaggtcgCGGCGCCGAAACGGTTGAAAATGCTGGAGGCAAATGAGCTTCCGGCCAAGCCCAGGGCCACGTACTTTGCTCTGACTGGTCAGGCCCAAGAGGTGGTTTCCCTGGGAgaagacagagcagagagaggggacttGGAAGTGCCCTTTGATGACTACTCTGTGAAGTCTGGACAGTGGGGCTCGCAAGGCAAGGTCCTGCCACTGCACGGGACTTCTCCTCTGGACGATGCTTTGGGGAAAAGCCTGCAAAGTAAAGTACAGGATGAGGAACGTTCGGAGCGGAGCACgacacaggacagacagagaggaatggTGTGGGTGAGACCGGGAGGAATGGAAGATATGGAAATTGAGAAGCAGAAACAAATGGATTTGGAAAAACAAAGGGCATTAGACAGGGAGGCCCAGAGGCAGTTGGAAATGGAGAGGCAGGTGGAATTTGCCcagaagatggagagggagaatcagaaagaactggaaagagaaagacagaaggagTTGGAGaggcaaagacagagagagatggaaagagatagACAACGTGCTCTCGAGAGACAACAAGAGCTACACAggcagcaggagctggagagagagagacagagagaggtggaaggagagaggcagcgagaggtggaaagagagaggcagagagaggtggaacgagagaggcagcgagaggtggaaagagagaggcagcgagaggtggaacgagagaggcagagagaggtggaaagagagaggcagagagaggtggaacgagagaggcagagagaggtggaaagagagaggcagagagaggtggaacgaGAGAGGCAGCGAGAGCTAGAGAGGCAGaatgaggtggagaaggagaggcagctggaaatggagagacagaagTTGGCGACGCAGAGAGAGTTGGACAGGGCGAAGGAACAGGAGAGAAGACAACTTCAGGAgtacgaaagacagaaacaagtGGAGCGAGAAAGACAGCAACTTGTAGAGCTAGAGAagcagagactgagagaaaaggcagagagagaagaggctgaAAAAATGAGACAGATGGCCATACAACAGGAAGTGAACCGACAGAGAGAACTGGAGCGGGAAAGAGAACGAcaacaagagagggagaaggagagactgaggcagctggaggtagagaggcagaaggaggtggagaaagagagacagaagttgGCGATgcagagagagcaacagagattggaggagttggagagagtAAAGGAACAGGAGAGAAGACAACTTCAGGAgtacgaaagacagaaacaagtGGAGCGAGAAACACAGCAACTTGTAGAGCTAGAGAagcagagactgagagaaaaggcagagagagaagaggctgaAAAAATGAGACAGGTGGCCATACAACAGGAAGTGAACCGACAGAGAGAACTGGAGCGGGAAAGAGAACGAcaacaagagagggagaaggagagactgaggcagctggaggtggagaggcagaaggaggtggagaggcaaCTCCAGCGAGATCTGGAGAGACAGAAGCAGTTGGATTCGGAACAGCAGGAGCTGGACAGGCAGCGggcgagacagagggagagcgagaaggagagacagagggcggaggagctggagaggaggaaggagatggaaCGGAGGCAGCTGCTGGAGTTTGAGAAACAGAAGCAAGCGGCGGCCCAGAGACAGCAGGTGGCCGACCTGGAGATGCAGAGGCTgcgagagaagatggagagagacgacGCGGAGAAGATGAGACGGGTCGTCACGCAACAGGAAGTGGAACGCCAGAGGATGAAGGACAGGCAGAAGAGGGAGGACCAGGAGAGGGccgactcctcccccctccgacCCAAAGTTCTGGATCTCGACTCGGTGACCCGGGACGACCCATTCTCCCCGAACGCCCCCTACTCCAGTGACCCATCATCCAGGTGGAGGAAGCCCTCTCCCAGGTCAGAGGAGGAGTACCGGCCTGCCATATTGGACATTGACTCATTTAGGTCCCAGGCTCAGTTGTCACCCACGAAAGAGGCGTACCCTGTTGCTGGGAACCAAGGAACAGAACGCGGGAGTGGGCTCAGATCCAACCTCAACACCGCAGACAGAGAAGGGGGCGTCAGGATCGCGCCCGAGGGGGTCGTGAGGCGGCCCAGTCCAGTGCAGGCTTCCTCCCAGCAGGATCCCTGGGAACGTAGACCAGGGGAGGTAGTGGGAAGTCCCCTGGCTGGACCAGAGGCCCCCAGGAAGCCCGCCAACAAGCCCAGCCTGGAGCAGCTCCTCctcaggcaggaggagagggccaCGGCATCCTGCCTGGTCCCAGAGAGACGCTGGGCGGCCGTGCCCGGCGAACCacagccctcagccccccaccccGTGAGAGACACCAGCCTGTCTGGATCTCCAGCCGGGAGCCTGGATCCCTGGTCCTCCTTAGAGGCTGGGCCCCACCAACTCGGAGGGATGGAGACCAGAAGCCAGAGGAGATCCCAGGGTTCCCAGGTAAGAGAACCACCCCCCTGATAGAAACATGTGAGGACCCTACACACTGCATGCCGCCTGTCAGACCTTGTGTTGACGTCATCCGTCCCGTGTGACAGGAGCTGAACAGGATGAGGTCTCGCAGCGTGTCGCGGCGCTCCACCCCGGCCACCAGCACGCTGGAGGGCTCCCTCCTCAGGATGAGGAGCCGGagcgcacacagagagaggggcgacCAGGACTGGGTGAgtcatcctgctctctccccgacacacacccacacccacacccacaccggTAAGTCAAATGGATGGGtttcaaagattaagccatgctaCATAATAGTACTGCCACCTAATTCTATGTTAGCAACTGTTAACTGATGTCAGGGCTGGTTGTGTGGGCTGGAGGGTGTTTTGGaagaaaaggtgtgtgtgtgttagtagggTGGAGAAAGAATGTCGTCAGGCAACTGGAACTGCTGAGTGTGACAGTCAGGAGGGAGTTCGGACTAGATGAGTAATGTTAATGGCATGGTCTCACTCACTTTACAcaaccccctcacctcaccaagCATTGGTTGGCCAAGAGCCCAAACATGTTATCAGGCCTGTAATTCAGGCTTGTATTAGGGAAATAAGGAGTAATGTGCTACTCATTTTGACAGCACACCGTATGGCTTCGGTAAAGCAGTGCAGTTGAAGTTGTCCTTTTAACATATTGACATTTCTCCCGACTAGAGAAATGTTTAGAGGGttccgtgtttgtgttcctTACCCTCGCTTACCCGGCAGGATCCTTCAACCAGAAGAGAACAAATACTTCAACCAGAGGAGAACAAACACTAGCACGCCAGAGACTAAGCAAATGTTCTGACGAGGAGAGtgtctcccttgtccacctcagTGGCCTGCGGGTGAACGGGAAAATGTTTTTCCGTGTACACGAGTCCCATTTATCTGCAAGATTTACAAGTGAAGTGGTTTCTTTGAGAGGAGGGCAGGCCCTTTCTGGCAGGATGTGGATGTGCCGTGGTCGCCCTCTAGTGGCCAGTGTTCATTGTAATTTTAGACAAAGACTGCTCTAATTGAGTATGCATTATTGACAGGACACCTTCTTTCCACGTTACATGATTTAAGTGTATAAAACGGCTTATCGGGATGCATATTGGTTGAAGGACTACCCATTCTGTATGTCGAATGTCCTACCTATTGTCATTCATTTGTATAGATTTCGAATCAGAATTGTTTGAGTTGTTGATCAGTGTTGGAAGACAGTGTTTGCTGGTAAATGTCTTTTGGCCCATGGAGATGCACCGGGTGAGCTCACTTCCTGTCGATTCCCCCATGTGAGGTCATAGTTGTATGATGCCATCCTTAGTAATGCCCTGCtcagagagaacagaggagaagcAGGGATAGAAGCCTTAGGCGGATGGATGGAGGTCTTCATGTGTTGCTCCTGTTTGGCCTATTTCCCCAGGCGATGGGTAAGTGACTTTAGATCAGGACTCAGAACGGCACCTTATTCTATGAATTGAAGGGGAGTCTGGTAAGATTGAATCCAAGCATTGGTTTTAATTGCGACGTATGAAACGTCTTGAGTCAAGGGCGACATGGTCATGATGTCACCCTTGCCCTTCCTGTGCAAGCTAGCTTTGAATAATTTCCTGGTACACAGTACCTTTTATCTGTCTATACCACGCCTTCTGTGGGGCTGTACTTCTACCGAGTGTTGAATGCCTCCCTCCTTTTGTACGGTTGCTTGGTAGTGTCCTGGTGTACATGCATGTCTCAGAGGGCCATATCTGGGTTGGGCGTCTGTGACGAGGGCCGGCTCGGTCACATAGTGCCACGTCCAGGTttcctcagaaacacacacgctctgctTCGGTTGGCGTCAGTGTTGTTGCCAGGcgaccaccagggggcgtgtgtgGGCAGCGGCTTGCTTCCAGGTCGTGTCCCAGTTCTCTCAGTGCTCTGAGAGGAGTTTTCCACTGAAACGTTTTTTGAGGTGCCATTGTTACCTTTCCGTGCACGCAGGCAGCGCTCTGTGAGATTGCTTGTTGATCCGAAAGGCTCTgtaaaggagagggaaaggccGGCCCTGTTCTTTGCTTAGCCAAATATCTCCCTGGCTCATGCAAACCAACTTGCTTGAGCGTTGTGATTCCTCCGCTAAGCTGTGAGCTCACAATGCTGACAGAGTGGCCGGCAACCACACAATCCCTGTTCTCTCTGACGGCCACAcctgtttcctcctctctctctctcttgctctctcgcttgctctctctctctcactctctctctgcacatTCCATATCTATTTGAAGGTATTGCCTCAATAACATAAACATTCACCCATGACCATACTTTCATTCCAGTCTCAGTTCATATCCCCTTCATCcctctattacacacacacacacacacacacacacacctgtgctgaCTATGCCTGAGAGAATTCTCCCTCTCGCACTGCAAGCACAAACAGGCAGGGGCGACACAGGACCGCAGAACATAtatcaccctcccctccctgcactGCAACTCAGAGCCCTCCCGCTCGCTCCCccgctccactcctccctctctccctgcttctgctcggccctccctctctcccactctgtttCTCCTTGAGCGCGAGTCCTACAGGACTGGGGATCGAGAGCGCGGGCGCCTGACGCATTTCTTCTTCTACCTGCCCGTACCTGCaagggggaagggaagaggggggtgggtggggggcacGGAGGGCGTTGAtgtttctccgtctctctctctctcttttgctccacTGGATATGACCTCACAGTCTccgctgctctgctctgctctgctgccgTAGCGagttctctgcctccctcccgcaGTCCTTCTGGGCTGTTCTGGACCGAGAAGTTTGCCTCCCACAAGCGACGGTCGCGGGGAAGAgagccagacaggaggagggacgtGGAGGACGCCAGGGAGGAGTAGACTAACTGGACCTTGGTTCTGGGAATCTGTGAATGTGATGTCAGAGGGACAGTAGCAGGTCAGGAGAGCCGCTgtcagttttttcttttttttggtgaGCACTGCGAGTCAGAGGCAAGAGGATTCCGGAAGGATCTGATCACAGGATCTGGGAAGTAAACGCACTTCAAACTGTCTTTTATGCTGCGTAGGGTTgtcgtcatttaaaaaaaacaacatttcatCACAGAAGAAGATGACATTTGAATCTGTAGGAACAGACGTCTTGCTGACCATTTAGACGCACATTTCACCGTCGTGTGAGTCATACAACCTGTTGATTTACTGCTTTGTGTTGATCTAGAGGAACCTGTTTGCGGACAGAGCCATATATGTCCTGTCACATAACTACAGTGGTCCCTTAATCCTCCTGAACAGTtggcagatcacacacacactgtttttgTTCGTCCGTCGGCAAATATGTCAAGCGTGTCGTGCTCTTCCTCATGCGTATGGAAATAGGCATCTCgcggaacgagagagagagagcattcggCGAGCTCGCCCACATCTAGGAGCCCTTCCCACAGTGGACCAAAATGGAGCCCGGAAGGTTCCAGAAGGACCTGGCTGCAGGAGGGCTTCCCGAGAGAGACTTTGAAGGACAGTGATCCAGGACAGAGCCCCGAAGGCAGAGGCCTAGCTGAGCTGTGCTGCAGCCCTGCCTGAGAGCTTCCTACACCgtgtctctcacatacacacacacatgcgcgcgcactctcgcacacacactgtccttacTGCAGCATTGACCCAGCAATGCACCTAAGTAGAATCTAGGACACTCTCCCCTGGACTGCCACCTGGCAACAGATCACCAGTGAACCAAGCGCACCGGGACTGGATCTGGACCAGCCCCACTTCTGATCTGGAACTCCCCGAGCAGTGATGGAATACCTGGGGGACAAGCTGTCCGTGGCCCAGACCCAGGTGTCCGGCTGGGTGGGCAACGTGCGTCGCTCCCTGCAGGGGGCGCTGAGCCTGGTGTCCGGCGCGGTGGAGCGCGGGGGCCGGGGCGAGGAGGGGGATGCAGGGGGCTTCAAGAGGGCCGCCTCCCTGCGCTCCCTGGCCTCGCGGAGCAGAGACTCCTTCCGCAGGTTCTCCCTCCGCAGCCAGCAACGCCTGTCGCTACGGAGACGCACCACGGCGCCCAACACCCCGACGGCTGTAAGGCGCACGCtcgtatctacacacacacgcacacacgcgtgtaCGCACGCACAGGTGTGCTGACGTGCCTTCGGCTCCACCCATTCAAGCGATGCCTCGCTACAGCTGCGTCCTCTCGATCGGTCGGTTTTCAAAACACACCGAGCCTGTCCAGGCATCCTGCTGTGTGTCATCATGCTGCAGTAAAcgtctttgtgtctgtgctgATGCTGACGGCGTCTGCCTGCAGGGGTGTGTCGCACGGTGACCGTGTCTCAGAATATCCCTGACACCGTCCTGACCTGGTTGTTGTTTGTGTTCCCGGAGCTCCAGCCTCCCTGCCTCGGCCCCTCGGCCTCTCTGCCCAGGCTCAGCTCACCTCCGTGGGCTGCAGTCGACCTGCCTTGacccttctcctgtctctcaACTCTGGCATTTTAGTCTGAGGAAGCGTTGAGTGGACAGGCCACTGAGGCCACAGAGATAGGCAGGATGAGGTGGACTGAGGCCAGACAGCTAGTGGAGCATTGgctgcccccctctctgtgtctctccctgacAGGTCATAGTCCAGGAGATAGTCCAGGTCATGAGTCCATATGTGCTACACTTCCCACAGCGGTCAGGGTCATTAATTTCCCAAGTCCTGTGTGTATACTCATTATCTAGTTTCTGCAGTGGGTTTGCAggattttaattttattttttcacTGCCAAGCGATGCAGAAGAaggcttgtgtttgtgcgtgatcatttggagagactgagggaggacgtgtgtttgtttactaGCCTGCGGTCATTGGCCCGTCTTGAGGGCCAGCTGGTGCAGCCCCGCCACTCCCACCCAGGGATGACCCCAGTGCCTCgcaacctccacccctcacccccaattCTGGTCGTCGGTtagccctgtcctcccctggtctCAAAGTCCCCCCCTTCTGTGCAGTGCACAGGTCTTAAGGTTCTTAAGCCGAGTCAGGTTGTGTTTATCGACATTCTGttctgccctgcatgttctacaTGCGCTTTTTCCAGCCCTGAGCCCTACATGTATGTTAATCTTAGGTAAATCAAGAATAACAATGTCCTTCCCAGTTTCCATCAGACCTGGCTGTTTTTGTAAGTGCCGGGCCCAGTTGCTTTTGTTATTGTCAGGAAACGAGCGCTCATGGGAGCTGTAGTTTGGTATGACGTTTGGATATTGTTACCGTCCAGCCCGGGCTAAAGCTCTACCTGGGTGGttgtggggagggtggagggcagtgGCAGGGACCTAGCTCTGTAGACGTGTGTTTAGTCCTGTCGTGTTCATTGTACCTGCACTAACAGCCTGGCCTGTGCTCTGCTTCCAGACAGCAGGGCCATATGTTGGTAGTTCCAGCTGAgccctgagggggggaggggggggggggagcactgGCCCACCGTTCTCCTCAGTCAGCAGAGAGAGTCACGTGATCGTAACCCCCACTTCCTCAACTGACACggttattttatgtaaacactaGCCTGCAGTACAGCCAGCGGTGCCTGATCCTGACGCGAGCATCGCTCTGTCTGTGGTGGATGTGGGGCTGCACACTCCTGGGGTTGTCGACAGTGTTTGATGTACTTTCAAGGAGAGATACTTTCAAGGTGTTTAAGGGCAGGTCCTCCACTTTGCGGTCGGAACTTTCCTGGCTCCTCCGCGTTCTAACGTGTCTGATCGTCAGTCAGCCCCCCCGGCGATcagcccctttctctcctccctccttccattcaTCCGCTCATTGTTCTGTCATTTCCCTTCCGACGCACCCTTCCTGTCCTCTGAGTGAAGGCTGGCCTATCGCTAATGTTATTAAGGAAAACTCGGCCTGGCTCACTGCTCTATCACAACAACAAAGGAGTATAACCTTACTGGCCAGATTGGTTTCCAGCCCTTTCCGTATATATCCGTGGGCCTTGTCGATAACAGGGCCCACGCCCTCACTCTGTCAACATGGGCCTCTCAGCTCTTGATAGGTGGCCCAGTGTTCCTTTCTCACTGACTGCTATTGTTTGCTTGATAGGTAACATGGTAGCCTCGGGCTCTAGTGAGGGCGTGTTTGGGTGTGCTGCAGTTAAATCAATCATGTACACAGTCGAAAGGTGTTTGAGGAATTCAGATTATCAGAGATTTACACGCTTAGTCCTGTCAGTAGCAAGTAGCCCGTGCATGAACGGTGCCCTTACCCGTCGGAGATTTAATTAATTGACATGTTTAGCTCACTATTAAAACTGCAGTTTtttggcagggggggaggggaagtttTAAAGGCGAGACTGAGAAATGGTGGTCGATTTTTCAGTCGCTGTCCTCAACTCTCCgtgtctcccatctcctctgaCTCGGTTCCTGTTCCGTGTCTTGTTCAAGCTCTCCCAACCAATCTTGTGGAGGTTAGAGTGAGCCCCACAGCCTCCGCagggcccctcccccagcaccccaACCAGCTCTGGCCCGGGATCATGGGACACACGTGTCGCACCCTTGTCGTGTCACGCTTGTTAGTATCTGAACATGGGAGCCTGTTCCCCATAAGACCCTGGCGGTCTaagtgtgtgaccctgtgatgTGAAGTGCCGTTGATATTTAAGGGGGCTTTGGAGCCTTGGGCTGGAGGATGTTCTCGATTTCAAGTGCTTTCTCATGTGCAGCGAGGGCTGGTTCTCACCGGCCAGGCCATTACTTTCTCTTCCTGTCAGGAAATGCATCGATGATGAATGATATCCTGTGCTGGTGTTTtaaggtctctctctttctttcgtaTCACACAGAGAAGGTCAATAAACGAAGTATGGGCAGCTGGATGCCCTTGTTGTGCCCGTGgcgtctaacgcgcgcgcgcgtgtgcgccCGTGCGCGGGCGTGA from Osmerus eperlanus chromosome 28, fOsmEpe2.1, whole genome shotgun sequence includes these protein-coding regions:
- the si:ch73-138n13.1 gene encoding plectin isoform X4, with product MAAQVEVQTGEVGRTGVGGRLHLSPLVDSSNKSLVEGSSSPQGSLIISPEPGKPVPAPKPRLTPKPFSVERNPTVRPILAPKPHTKPRPEPNRPTSYKPDPPVVPKPEQPGVTGKHRPVSTNPGRQAPTTFKASPKLSAGQTSKPVAQPFKPAPPLTLGDPSKPAPPPPAGRHTANTAGTSPSRGYKKPQSAEWSGSTKQDMERGKTSSTARPGGTSMTRAKSMGFLNQMGLEEEERKLEVATEVGVALRPHPRSSRPRPVSAIFLPSPTETEAPSPASQWSVRRPLSADLTSRFESIGLSLHRRPTDTDSKENTPEEGVPPRRREREKGPEGAGGAPQGPEGKPKPSVSRRGSDKTKEEGNDEKEEVRSGGGSIKRRISLLLDSSSSPGGRAIGQAPEPRSPAQPIPEAEVPLGIKQRIKQLTEDTPPAQTPSPKLSLRPRPLPLDLTKRFTSDRSPELGSPSLSEATDRLESDIDPQRRGEDSASFRDQGKVEEDSRGPPERPPEPASDPAAGRPMESGAQDRSLGGGVQTVRAALFENVVERHSVLVLDEDQGRGQALPRRSLSLKQREEENEGNLVTATYREPVSPSSPLRVEHSYDTVPSVGESRAVSESVPSAQLEDKAMTLRRRSDRAARAEPAEDQPPQGQGVFFPASGGGGGGGGGGAEKQPRYLRVGALQKWNPADLEREAEEERRRRAKLERQMGKGGKPEEEWETQREVERQMQMDVDREIRREKEREEVAAPKRLKMLEANELPAKPRATYFALTGQAQEVVSLGEDRAERGDLEVPFDDYSVKSGQWGSQGKVLPLHGTSPLDDALGKSLQSKVQDEERSERSTTQDRQRGMVWVRPGGMEDMEIEKQKQMDLEKQRALDREAQRQLEMERQVEFAQKMERENQKELERERQKELERQRQREMERDRQRALERQQELHRQQELERERQREVERERQREVERERQRELERQNEVEKERQLEMERQKLATQRELDRAKEQERRQLQEYERQKQVERERQQLVELEKQRLREKAEREEAEKMRQMAIQQEVNRQRELERERERQQEREKERLRQLEVERQKEVEKERQKLAMQREQQRLEELERVKEQERRQLQEYERQKQVERETQQLVELEKQRLREKAEREEAEKMRQVAIQQEVNRQRELERERERQQEREKERLRQLEVERQKEVERQLQRDLERQKQLDSEQQELDRQRARQRESEKERQRAEELERRKEMERRQLLEFEKQKQAAAQRQQVADLEMQRLREKMERDDAEKMRRVVTQQEVERQRMKDRQKREDQERADSSPLRPKVLDLDSVTRDDPFSPNAPYSSDPSSRWRKPSPRSEEEYRPAILDIDSFRSQAQLSPTKEAYPVAGNQGTERGSGLRSNLNTADREGGVRIAPEGVVRRPSPVQASSQQDPWERRPGEVVGSPLAGPEAPRKPANKPSLEQLLLRQEERATASCLVPERRWAAVPGEPQPSAPHPVRDTSLSGSPAGSLDPWSSLEAGPHQLGGMETRSQRRSQGSQELNRMRSRSVSRRSTPATSTLEGSLLRMRSRSAHRERGDQDWEAQKQGVGGDEEGRDTDTLVHETDSQYGTWETGLRTDDSLTPATPTSEGNLSPSPGKATLPHTLGEQAPPSDLDTPDGLSPLQPEIQLLPFPEASTSLLDSSALRSRAQLSKKRGPRSRPTRAARQSAALAGLPEGQAGSGEDWRYRDSTEEKVQAKQEDSDSEEQARAADPRPAASQPQRVPLFPGMDPFALKAQLKKRGDSDNQADGLASSPSQLSRSPKSPFLPRASRVLPPAGGKENGEEASPQWLRELKSKKRLSQYDNDS
- the si:ch73-138n13.1 gene encoding centrosomal protein of 131 kDa isoform X3, translated to MAAQVEVQTGEVGRTGVGGRLHLSPLVDSSNKSLVEGSSSPQGSLIISPEPGKPVPAPKPRLTPKPFSVERNPTVRPILAPKPHTKPRPEPNRPTSYKPDPPVVPKPEQPGVTGKHRPVSTNPGRQAPTTFKASPKLSAGQTSKPVAQPFKPAPPLTLGDPSKPAPPPPAGRHTANTAGTSPSRGYKKPQSAEWSGSTKQDMERGKTSSTARPGGTSMTRAKSMGFLNQMGLEEEERKLEVATEVGVALRPHPRSSRPRPVSAIFLPSPTETEAPSPASQWSVRRPLSADLTSRFESIGLSLHRRPTDTDSKENTPEEGVPPRRREREKGPEGAGGAPQGPEGKPKPSVSRRGSDKTKEEGNDEKEEVRSGGGSIKRRISLLLDSSSSPGGRAIGQAPEPRSPAQPIPEAEVPLGIKQRIKQLTEDTPPAQTPSPKLSLRPRPLPLDLTKRFTSDRSPELGSPSLSEATDRLESDIDPQRRGEDSASFRDQGKVEEDSRGPPERPPEPASDPAAGRPMESGAQDRSLGGGVQTVRAALFENVVERHSVLVLDEDQGRGQALPRRSLSLKQREEENEGNLVTATYREPVSPSSPLRVEHSYDTVPSVGESRAVSESVPSAQLEDKAMTLRRRSDRAARAEPAEDQPPQGQGVFFPASGGGGGGGGGGAEKQPRYLRVGALQKWNPADLEREAEEERRRRAKLERQMGKGGKPEEEWETQREVERQMQMDVDREIRREKEREEVAAPKRLKMLEANELPAKPRATYFALTGQAQEVVSLGEDRAERGDLEVPFDDYSVKSGQWGSQGKVLPLHGTSPLDDALGKSLQSKVQDEERSERSTTQDRQRGMVWVRPGGMEDMEIEKQKQMDLEKQRALDREAQRQLEMERQVEFAQKMERENQKELERERQKELERQRQREMERDRQRALERQQELHRQQELERERQREVERERQREVERERQREVERERQRELERQNEVEKERQLEMERQKLATQRELDRAKEQERRQLQEYERQKQVERERQQLVELEKQRLREKAEREEAEKMRQMAIQQEVNRQRELERERERQQEREKERLRQLEVERQKEVEKERQKLAMQREQQRLEELERVKEQERRQLQEYERQKQVERETQQLVELEKQRLREKAEREEAEKMRQVAIQQEVNRQRELERERERQQEREKERLRQLEVERQKEVERQLQRDLERQKQLDSEQQELDRQRARQRESEKERQRAEELERRKEMERRQLLEFEKQKQAAAQRQQVADLEMQRLREKMERDDAEKMRRVVTQQEVERQRMKDRQKREDQERADSSPLRPKVLDLDSVTRDDPFSPNAPYSSDPSSRWRKPSPRSEEEYRPAILDIDSFRSQAQLSPTKEAYPVAGNQGTERGSGLRSNLNTADREGGVRIAPEGVVRRPSPVQASSQQDPWERRPGEVVGSPLAGPEAPRKPANKPSLEQLLLRQEERATASCLVPERRWAAVPGEPQPSAPHPVRDTSLSGSPAGSLDPWSSLEAGPHQLGGMETRSQRRSQGSQELNRMRSRSVSRRSTPATSTLEGSLLRMRSRSAHRERGDQDWEAQKQGVGGDEEGRDTDTLVHETDSQYGTWETGLRTDDSLTPATPTSEGNLSPSPGKATLPHTLGEQAPPSDLDTPDGLSPLQPEIQLLPFPEASTSLLDSSALRSRAQLSKKRGPRSRPTRAARQSAALAGLPEGQAGSGEDWRYRDSTEEKVQAKQEDSDSEEQARAADPRPAASQPQRVPLFPGMDPFALKAQLKKRGDSDNQADGLASSPSQLSRSPKSPFLPRASRVLPPAGGKENGEEASPQWLRELKSKKRLSQYDNDS